One Maribacter dokdonensis DSW-8 genomic region harbors:
- a CDS encoding patatin-like phospholipase family protein: MNTGLVLSGGGIRGVAHIGIIKALEEYNIFPTHISGTSAGAIVGALYAGGIQWQEILDFFKAIPIFHTNRFARRKPGFLDTEKFYDEFKKFFPNDNFGALPKPLFITATDIIKGELVIFEKGELIKPILASATFPGVFSPIDIEGSYYIDGGVLNNFPVEPLLSSCETIIGSYVNALKPVAINDLKHSYNVLERAYKIKSAAESLAKFPTCKFVISPNELCEFATFDMRNIDTIFKIGYESTIKVLKDLEYKK, from the coding sequence ATGAATACAGGATTAGTGTTATCTGGAGGTGGTATTAGGGGTGTAGCCCATATTGGAATCATAAAAGCCTTGGAAGAATATAATATTTTTCCGACCCATATTTCAGGTACCAGTGCAGGTGCCATAGTTGGTGCCCTATACGCAGGTGGTATTCAATGGCAAGAAATTTTAGACTTTTTCAAGGCAATTCCAATTTTTCACACCAATAGGTTCGCAAGAAGAAAACCCGGATTTTTAGATACCGAAAAGTTTTATGACGAGTTTAAAAAGTTTTTTCCAAATGATAATTTTGGCGCCTTACCAAAACCATTGTTTATTACTGCTACCGACATTATAAAGGGCGAATTGGTCATTTTTGAAAAAGGAGAATTGATCAAACCAATTTTAGCCTCGGCAACTTTTCCCGGTGTTTTCTCTCCAATTGATATAGAAGGGTCTTATTATATAGATGGCGGTGTACTGAACAATTTCCCTGTAGAACCTCTATTAAGCTCTTGTGAAACTATAATTGGCAGCTATGTAAACGCTCTTAAACCTGTAGCCATCAATGACCTAAAACATTCTTACAATGTTCTTGAAAGAGCATACAAAATAAAATCAGCCGCAGAATCTCTTGCAAAATTCCCTACTTGTAAATTTGTAATATCACCTAATGAACTTTGTGAGTTCGCAACTTTTGATATGCGTAATATAGATACGATCTTCAAAATTGGTTACGAAAGCACCATTAAGGTTTTAAAGGATTTAGAATATAAAAAGTAA
- a CDS encoding NAD(P)H-binding protein has translation MKKTAIILGASGLTGGLLLEKLIVDDRYESIKLFSRSSIKGLPNKVKQYIGDLLELEQFKNDFTGNEVYCCIGTTAKKTPDKSLYRDIDYGIPVAAAKLAKDNGINTFLVISAMGANKKSSVFYNRTKGEMEQEVLNQAIPRTSILRPSLIGGERNEQRLLEKIGLIVFKVIQPLFIGPLKKYRIINADSIAQAMLNLANATSNTDVIITSDDIEQLAKTT, from the coding sequence ATGAAAAAGACGGCAATTATTTTAGGAGCTTCTGGTTTAACGGGTGGCTTGCTTTTAGAGAAACTTATTGTTGATGATAGATATGAAAGCATAAAGTTGTTTTCAAGGTCTAGCATAAAGGGTTTGCCCAATAAAGTGAAGCAGTATATAGGCGATCTTTTAGAATTGGAACAGTTTAAAAATGATTTTACCGGTAATGAAGTCTATTGTTGTATAGGTACCACCGCAAAAAAGACTCCGGATAAATCTTTGTACAGAGACATTGATTATGGTATACCTGTAGCCGCGGCAAAATTGGCAAAGGATAATGGAATCAACACTTTTTTGGTTATTTCCGCAATGGGCGCAAATAAGAAAAGTAGTGTTTTCTATAACCGTACTAAAGGAGAAATGGAGCAAGAGGTTTTAAATCAGGCAATACCGAGAACTTCCATTTTAAGACCTTCTTTAATAGGCGGGGAAAGAAATGAACAACGATTACTAGAAAAGATAGGTCTAATAGTTTTTAAAGTAATTCAGCCCCTATTCATTGGTCCCTTAAAGAAATATAGAATAATTAATGCCGATAGTATTGCACAAGCAATGCTCAATTTGGCAAATGCCACGAGTAATACCGATGTTATAATTACGTCGGATGATATAGAACAATTAGCAAAAACAACTTAA
- a CDS encoding leishmanolysin-related zinc metalloendopeptidase, with the protein MKNAFKTGKFLAMTCAFSTLIFTSCSEEKLDTEIETVQEVKTLEIALKSPTENPIIIDDLGMTNIQSAKSSNATKGRYNITLKYLLPPTERQVEVFEAAAARWERIIIKDVPDVAGPIPSAFAGFPDIETIDDLVIEVALAPIDGPGGILGQAGPQFVRTEDFLSLTGVMFFDVDDLDFLEEIDLFEEVIVHEMGHVLGIGTLWNTAPFGFDRTLRAGPDSNPYFTGRKANVFWNAEGGTNELPIENMGGPGTALGHWRESTLNNELMTGFLNLGENPLSRITAGSMKDLGYGSASVGESYDLPRGTEGVDINDLGDFGTAENQGLNIAKMEELVPLRGFVNVKK; encoded by the coding sequence ATGAAAAATGCTTTTAAAACCGGTAAATTTTTAGCGATGACATGTGCCTTTAGCACATTGATTTTCACATCTTGTTCAGAGGAAAAATTAGATACAGAAATTGAAACTGTACAAGAAGTTAAGACGCTTGAAATTGCCTTAAAATCCCCCACTGAAAATCCTATTATTATTGATGATCTGGGGATGACCAATATACAATCCGCAAAATCAAGTAATGCAACCAAAGGCCGTTATAATATTACTTTAAAGTATTTGTTACCACCCACCGAAAGACAAGTTGAAGTTTTTGAAGCTGCGGCAGCAAGATGGGAAAGAATTATTATTAAAGATGTACCAGATGTAGCAGGACCAATACCTTCTGCTTTCGCTGGTTTTCCTGATATTGAAACTATAGATGATTTGGTAATTGAAGTTGCCTTGGCGCCAATTGACGGACCAGGTGGAATTTTAGGCCAAGCAGGTCCTCAATTTGTTAGAACTGAAGATTTCTTATCATTGACCGGAGTTATGTTCTTTGATGTGGATGATCTTGATTTTCTTGAGGAAATAGATTTATTTGAAGAAGTAATTGTTCATGAAATGGGCCATGTTTTAGGTATTGGTACATTATGGAACACAGCTCCTTTTGGCTTTGACAGAACCCTTAGAGCAGGACCTGATAGCAACCCTTATTTTACAGGAAGAAAAGCCAATGTGTTCTGGAATGCAGAAGGTGGTACAAACGAATTACCTATTGAGAATATGGGCGGTCCTGGTACTGCTTTAGGTCATTGGAGAGAATCTACATTAAACAATGAGTTAATGACCGGTTTCTTAAATCTTGGTGAAAACCCATTAAGTCGTATTACGGCCGGGTCAATGAAAGATTTAGGCTATGGATCTGCATCTGTTGGGGAGTCTTATGATTTACCTCGTGGAACTGAAGGTGTTGACATTAATGATCTTGGTGATTTTGGCACTGCTGAAAATCAAGGTTTAAACATAGCCAAAATGGAAGAGTTAGTGCCTTTGAGAGGTTTTGTAAATGTTAAAAAATAA
- a CDS encoding iron-containing alcohol dehydrogenase, with protein MNNFEFKNPTKIIFGKDTIKKIESEIPANAKVLMLYGGGSIKKNGIYDQVTKALSNFDVIEFGGIPANPEYDTLIKALKVIKDENISYLLAVGGGSVIDGTKFLSAAAVYEGDTPWDILTKNVRTQKGMPFGTVLTLPATGSEMNSGAVITRAETKEKLAMGGPGLFPEFSVLDPQVITSIPERQLVNGITDAFTHVLEQYMTYPIEASLQDRFAESIMQTLIEVAPKVIKDPTDYKPAADFMWSCTMALNGLIQKGVPGDWAVHMMGHELTALFGIDHARTLAIVAPSHYKYNFEAKKEKLAQYGERVWNITEGSVDDKAYAAIEKTEAFFQELGIDTKLSDYTKEYEGTAEEIAKRFTDRGWKLGERQALMPEDAEKIVKMAY; from the coding sequence ATGAACAATTTTGAATTTAAGAATCCCACCAAAATAATTTTTGGAAAGGATACGATTAAAAAAATAGAAAGTGAAATACCCGCCAATGCTAAAGTACTTATGCTCTACGGTGGCGGAAGTATTAAGAAAAATGGCATTTACGATCAGGTAACCAAGGCACTGTCCAATTTTGATGTTATTGAGTTTGGCGGAATTCCTGCCAATCCTGAATATGATACATTGATTAAGGCGTTGAAGGTTATTAAGGATGAAAATATATCTTACTTATTGGCAGTAGGCGGCGGTTCTGTAATTGACGGGACAAAATTCCTTTCTGCGGCAGCTGTTTATGAAGGTGACACCCCATGGGATATACTTACTAAAAATGTGAGAACCCAAAAAGGAATGCCATTTGGTACGGTGTTGACGTTACCGGCAACAGGTTCTGAAATGAATTCAGGAGCGGTAATCACAAGAGCGGAAACAAAGGAAAAATTAGCCATGGGCGGACCAGGATTGTTCCCAGAGTTTTCCGTACTTGACCCACAAGTGATTACATCTATTCCTGAACGTCAATTGGTAAACGGTATTACCGATGCGTTTACACATGTTTTGGAACAGTACATGACATATCCTATAGAAGCGTCGTTACAAGATAGATTTGCAGAAAGTATTATGCAAACGTTGATTGAAGTAGCGCCAAAGGTGATTAAAGACCCTACGGATTATAAACCTGCGGCCGATTTTATGTGGAGCTGTACCATGGCCTTGAACGGATTAATTCAAAAAGGAGTACCTGGAGATTGGGCCGTACACATGATGGGGCATGAATTAACCGCATTGTTCGGTATTGATCATGCACGTACATTGGCAATTGTGGCACCAAGTCATTACAAGTATAATTTTGAGGCCAAAAAGGAAAAATTGGCTCAATATGGCGAACGTGTATGGAATATAACCGAGGGAAGTGTTGATGACAAGGCTTATGCGGCTATTGAGAAAACCGAAGCTTTCTTTCAAGAATTGGGCATAGATACCAAATTGTCAGATTATACCAAAGAATACGAAGGTACTGCTGAAGAGATTGCTAAACGTTTTACAGACCGAGGTTGGAAATTAGGTGAGCGACAAGCTTTAATGCCTGAAGACGCTGAAAAAATCGTAAAAATGGCATATTAA
- a CDS encoding DMT family transporter, which yields MWMYLGLLAALFLGLHNLCKKHAVQGNEVFPVLLGTISSGFLLLLPFYFGSLFFKEYMLSIDFYITNIPLETHGFIAIKSAIMAASWVLAYQALKHLPITIVTPIRSAGPFFTFIGAITIYQEKPNSWQWIGFFLIIFSVILYSRIGKKEGIHFKRNKWIFAIVGATFLGASSGLYDKFLIQSLALNPQTLQFWFCFYTVLFLLIILTVTWFPYAEKRKAFTWKWTIPLVGILLQIADYFYFKALQDSDALIMLLSAIKRSQILIAVVIGGFIFKEQNKRKKLVPLAGIMLGVFLILYS from the coding sequence ATGTGGATGTACCTTGGACTTTTAGCGGCGTTATTTTTAGGATTACACAACTTATGCAAAAAACATGCTGTACAGGGCAATGAGGTTTTTCCTGTATTGTTGGGTACGATTTCGTCTGGGTTTTTATTGCTCCTGCCCTTTTATTTTGGCTCCTTGTTCTTCAAGGAATATATGTTATCCATAGATTTTTATATCACCAATATTCCTCTTGAAACTCACGGATTTATTGCAATTAAATCAGCGATCATGGCGGCATCATGGGTGCTGGCCTACCAAGCATTAAAACATTTGCCCATAACCATTGTTACGCCCATAAGATCTGCGGGACCATTTTTTACTTTTATAGGTGCCATCACCATTTATCAGGAAAAACCGAATTCATGGCAGTGGATCGGTTTTTTTCTTATCATATTTTCTGTGATTCTCTACTCACGAATCGGTAAAAAAGAAGGAATCCATTTTAAGCGAAATAAATGGATCTTTGCTATTGTTGGGGCAACTTTTTTAGGAGCTTCAAGTGGTTTGTACGATAAATTTTTAATTCAAAGCTTAGCCTTGAATCCGCAGACATTGCAATTCTGGTTTTGCTTTTACACAGTTCTATTTTTATTGATCATACTTACGGTAACTTGGTTTCCGTATGCCGAAAAAAGAAAGGCATTTACTTGGAAATGGACCATACCATTGGTGGGTATTTTACTTCAAATTGCAGATTACTTTTACTTTAAGGCATTACAGGATTCAGATGCATTGATCATGCTTTTATCGGCCATTAAACGAAGTCAAATTCTTATTGCCGTGGTCATAGGTGGCTTTATCTTCAAAGAGCAAAATAAACGTAAAAAACTAGTTCCGTTGGCAGGTATTATGCTGGGCGTTTTTCTAATACTGTATAGCTAG
- a CDS encoding TetR/AcrR family transcriptional regulator, giving the protein MAALQKSIDKRNALINATIELVNNDGFHATPMSKIAKMACVSPATIYLYFENKQDLVNKTYLEVKSSYTAYAFATYDETMSVKKGFEVIWKRIAEFKLKEDAYAMFLAQCDNTPMIDEESRQEGIRHLQPLLDLWKRGIKEGVIKPMSDYMLYAYAINPLSFLTIAQNRGALVLDDKQLELAFEAAWSSIKVCE; this is encoded by the coding sequence ATGGCAGCACTTCAAAAAAGTATAGACAAACGCAACGCATTAATAAATGCAACTATAGAGCTTGTTAATAACGACGGCTTTCATGCAACGCCTATGAGCAAAATTGCTAAAATGGCCTGTGTTTCTCCTGCCACTATTTACCTCTATTTTGAAAACAAGCAAGATTTGGTAAACAAGACATATTTAGAGGTGAAATCAAGTTACACTGCTTACGCTTTTGCTACTTATGATGAAACCATGTCGGTCAAAAAAGGTTTTGAAGTAATCTGGAAACGTATTGCTGAATTTAAACTGAAAGAAGATGCATACGCCATGTTCTTGGCCCAATGTGATAATACGCCCATGATTGATGAAGAAAGCAGACAAGAAGGGATAAGGCATTTACAACCGTTGTTAGATTTATGGAAAAGAGGAATTAAAGAAGGAGTCATAAAACCCATGTCAGATTATATGTTGTATGCCTATGCTATAAATCCGCTTTCCTTTTTAACCATTGCTCAAAATCGTGGTGCCTTAGTTTTGGACGATAAACAATTGGAATTAGCTTTTGAGGCAGCTTGGAGCAGTATAAAAGTATGCGAATAG
- a CDS encoding nitroreductase family protein: protein MELLDKLNWRYAAKAMNGEKVAEDKVERILEAARLAPTSSGLQPFEIIVVKNQDIKEQIRPVAWNQSMITDCSHLLVFAAWDTYTEERINYMFDLTNEIRGFKNEGWENYRKMLLDSYPQKDEEENFNHAAKQAYIAFSQAIAAAAFEKVDATPIEGFDPAAVDKILGLREKGLRSAVLLPLGYRNESEDWLVNLVKVRKPMKDLVTVIE, encoded by the coding sequence ATGGAATTATTGGATAAATTGAATTGGAGATATGCAGCTAAAGCCATGAATGGTGAAAAAGTTGCTGAAGATAAAGTGGAACGCATATTAGAGGCGGCACGCTTGGCTCCTACTTCTAGTGGCTTACAACCTTTTGAAATTATAGTGGTCAAAAATCAAGATATAAAAGAACAGATTAGACCGGTAGCATGGAACCAATCTATGATTACAGATTGTTCTCACCTTTTGGTATTTGCCGCTTGGGACACGTATACGGAAGAACGCATTAACTATATGTTCGACCTTACCAATGAAATTCGTGGTTTTAAAAATGAAGGTTGGGAAAACTATAGAAAGATGTTGTTGGATTCATACCCACAAAAAGATGAAGAGGAGAATTTTAACCACGCGGCAAAGCAAGCTTATATTGCTTTTTCACAAGCCATTGCTGCGGCAGCTTTTGAAAAAGTAGATGCAACGCCTATTGAGGGTTTTGATCCTGCAGCTGTAGATAAAATATTGGGTCTTCGTGAAAAAGGATTAAGAAGTGCGGTATTATTGCCGTTAGGCTATAGGAATGAAAGTGAAGATTGGTTGGTGAACCTTGTAAAGGTGAGAAAACCAATGAAAGATTTGGTTACTGTTATAGAATAG
- a CDS encoding M24 family metallopeptidase, which yields MKVILTCLVSILAMVVVNGQTPVQSYFEWTDLPFTKEELNTRRENLMTELARLNKKGLVLIPAKDGFSFGETFRQTDDFYYFTGLELPNAILVFNLDNQKVTIYTPEQDIRFENSSRKNDFPGRPLLNDKKIINRTGIPLASIEDFTNLLNLENSNKSKILINNGRPGEVKFAPNDYIATYSPVQVLLEAIKKKHTDLSFENIYEAIAKVRMIKSENEVKILKQAANITVKGIKEAAKAIKPGIDERYLEGVLEGDFKKNGSQRLAFGSIIKSGPNSHWPWRILATHYNRRNRIMQNGDLVIFDVGCEYEQYVSDIGRTFPVSGKFTKEQREILMMETKIADEIIKFLKPGITFKDVQKFTNTIIPEHSKKYMQVGLFFGHHLGLSTGDPNLSNALLKPGMVFTVEPWYYNHDNNISVFTEDMILITEDGCEVLSSDLPRTPEDLENLMKS from the coding sequence ATGAAAGTAATTTTAACATGTTTAGTATCAATTTTAGCTATGGTGGTTGTAAATGGTCAAACACCGGTGCAATCTTATTTTGAGTGGACTGATTTACCTTTTACAAAAGAAGAATTAAACACTAGACGAGAAAATCTGATGACTGAATTAGCCCGATTAAATAAAAAAGGGCTAGTATTAATTCCCGCGAAAGACGGATTTTCATTTGGTGAAACATTTAGGCAAACAGATGATTTTTATTACTTTACTGGTTTAGAATTGCCAAATGCCATTTTAGTTTTTAACTTGGACAATCAAAAAGTTACTATCTATACTCCAGAACAGGATATACGGTTTGAAAACAGTTCTAGAAAAAATGATTTTCCCGGAAGACCTCTATTAAATGATAAAAAGATCATAAACAGAACAGGTATCCCACTCGCTTCCATAGAAGATTTTACTAATCTGTTGAATTTAGAAAACTCCAATAAATCTAAAATATTAATAAATAACGGTAGACCTGGTGAAGTAAAATTTGCACCCAATGACTACATAGCTACCTATTCTCCTGTTCAAGTTCTTTTAGAGGCAATCAAAAAGAAACATACAGATTTAAGTTTTGAAAATATCTACGAAGCAATTGCCAAAGTACGTATGATAAAATCTGAAAATGAAGTAAAAATCTTAAAACAGGCGGCAAATATAACAGTTAAAGGTATTAAAGAGGCGGCAAAAGCTATAAAACCAGGAATAGACGAACGTTATTTAGAAGGCGTTTTAGAAGGCGATTTCAAGAAAAATGGTTCACAAAGGCTAGCCTTTGGGTCCATCATAAAATCCGGACCAAACTCTCATTGGCCCTGGAGAATTTTAGCAACACATTATAATCGAAGAAACCGTATTATGCAAAATGGGGATCTTGTTATTTTTGATGTGGGGTGCGAATATGAACAATACGTAAGTGATATAGGAAGAACATTTCCGGTTTCTGGCAAATTCACAAAAGAACAAAGAGAGATTCTGATGATGGAAACCAAAATTGCTGATGAAATTATTAAGTTTTTAAAACCAGGTATAACCTTTAAGGATGTGCAGAAATTCACCAATACCATTATTCCTGAACACTCAAAAAAATATATGCAAGTAGGTTTGTTTTTTGGTCACCATTTAGGCTTATCAACAGGCGATCCAAACTTATCGAATGCACTTTTAAAACCAGGCATGGTATTTACTGTAGAGCCGTGGTATTATAATCATGATAACAATATTTCAGTATTTACAGAAGATATGATTTTAATCACGGAAGATGGTTGTGAAGTGTTAAGTTCGGACTTACCTAGAACACCTGAAGATTTAGAGAATTTGATGAAAAGTTAA
- a CDS encoding patatin-like phospholipase family protein produces the protein MYKILSLDGGGSWAIIQLLTLKDRYGNLNGHQILQKFDLIIANSGGSIVLAALAENYTLDKAIALFKEKRNRELIFHKNTFKDRYFPVDYLGLFNAGFGPKYSTKRKKEAFESLFPEIDKIQMDELPKLIGKDSLKIVVATYDALNNRAKFFKSFSSNSEGDDSVRLTQAINASSNAPVQYFDFPVRFKSKGSDIFYELWDGALGGFNNPILAGIIEAYKLGVDLDTIRVVSLGTSNSLMSADSKRDFWNWKQIALQFRRKKFHFSKWKPQFNFFKETVLHQAKTILYQPPDTANYIAMMFLKAATGNKPNEQIIRLSPLIHYDSQSSEEIIPLIQQLYKMDMDLTTDEEIDKLIKCFIGWKNGLIYNQPIEFRVERSNDLLFLQGDKWYKDGMDRWITWEL, from the coding sequence ATGTATAAAATTCTATCTTTAGATGGCGGCGGAAGTTGGGCAATAATTCAATTGCTTACCTTAAAAGATCGTTACGGAAATTTAAACGGTCACCAAATACTTCAAAAATTTGATTTAATTATTGCAAACTCAGGGGGCAGTATCGTGTTGGCGGCATTGGCAGAAAATTATACATTAGACAAGGCAATTGCCCTTTTTAAGGAGAAAAGAAACAGGGAGCTTATATTTCATAAAAATACTTTTAAAGACCGCTATTTTCCGGTGGATTATCTCGGACTCTTCAATGCAGGTTTCGGACCTAAATATAGTACCAAAAGAAAAAAGGAAGCGTTTGAGAGCTTATTTCCCGAAATCGATAAAATACAAATGGATGAACTTCCAAAACTCATTGGAAAGGATTCACTTAAAATTGTTGTTGCAACATACGATGCACTGAACAATCGTGCAAAATTCTTCAAATCGTTCTCATCGAATTCCGAAGGAGATGATTCCGTTAGACTTACACAGGCCATAAACGCTTCATCTAACGCTCCCGTACAATATTTTGATTTTCCTGTACGCTTTAAGTCTAAGGGTAGCGATATATTCTATGAGCTTTGGGACGGTGCTCTCGGCGGATTCAACAATCCTATTTTAGCGGGAATCATTGAAGCGTATAAATTGGGTGTTGACCTAGATACCATTCGCGTTGTTTCTTTAGGTACCAGCAATTCCTTAATGTCAGCAGATTCTAAAAGGGACTTTTGGAACTGGAAACAAATTGCGCTTCAATTCAGAAGAAAGAAATTCCATTTTTCAAAATGGAAACCTCAATTTAATTTTTTTAAAGAAACGGTACTGCACCAAGCTAAAACCATATTATATCAACCGCCAGACACCGCCAATTACATTGCTATGATGTTCTTAAAAGCTGCAACGGGCAATAAACCCAATGAGCAGATTATTAGATTATCTCCTTTAATACATTATGATAGCCAAAGTTCTGAAGAAATTATTCCATTGATCCAACAGCTCTATAAAATGGATATGGACTTAACTACAGATGAAGAAATCGATAAATTAATAAAGTGTTTTATTGGTTGGAAAAACGGACTGATCTATAACCAACCTATTGAATTTAGAGTAGAACGCAGTAATGACCTTCTGTTCTTACAGGGCGATAAATGGTACAAAGACGGTATGGATAGGTGGATTACTTGGGAACTTTGA
- a CDS encoding DEAD/DEAH box helicase: protein MAFKKLNPHLLERLTALAIEKPTSLQKKSIPVIKSGANVYCYGPKESGKTTALILTTLQKLQCKAEGNAPRAVVVVENKEKVLELYDKFFEYTKYTDMRLYASYKELHIDIQKSEIFEGIDVLITTPTTLHKLFLLNGVSTSQLKICSIDDGDFLIQKSDYTAMVTVSQSIRKCQYVLYAEKLSPKLERFEDFFMERAQYVSE, encoded by the coding sequence ATGGCATTTAAAAAACTGAATCCGCATTTACTTGAAAGGTTGACAGCATTGGCAATTGAAAAGCCCACTTCACTTCAGAAGAAGAGTATACCGGTTATTAAAAGTGGAGCAAATGTATATTGTTATGGTCCTAAGGAGAGTGGAAAAACCACCGCTTTAATTTTGACAACATTACAGAAATTACAATGTAAGGCAGAAGGAAATGCGCCTAGAGCAGTGGTCGTTGTTGAAAACAAAGAAAAAGTGCTGGAGCTCTATGATAAGTTTTTTGAGTATACCAAGTATACGGATATGAGGCTCTATGCCAGTTATAAAGAACTGCATATAGACATTCAGAAGTCGGAAATTTTTGAGGGAATCGATGTATTGATTACCACCCCTACTACCCTACATAAATTGTTTTTGTTAAATGGTGTAAGTACTTCACAATTAAAAATTTGCAGTATTGATGACGGTGATTTTTTAATTCAGAAATCCGATTATACCGCAATGGTTACGGTTTCACAAAGTATTAGAAAATGCCAGTATGTACTATATGCTGAAAAATTGTCTCCAAAATTAGAGCGATTTGAAGATTTCTTCATGGAACGCGCACAGTATGTCTCTGAGTAA
- a CDS encoding DEAD/DEAH box helicase: protein MPSQFSDLGISKDLQKSLDELQITEPTTIQKKCIPIILEKKDDLVALAKTGTGKTAAFGLPLLQMINSKSTAVQAIILAPTRELAQQIHANLISYTSNNPDISIAALCGGIPIKPQIEVLKTPTQIIVATPGRLVDLVKREVLDITKLKYLVLDEADEMVTALKDDLDTIIAGIPKARRTFLFTATMSGAIKQMVQNYMSKHVVHIEADMSTLGHKGIDHKYVVVEPIEKLDVLTHFLNSKEGQSGIIFCKTKAAVNKLAKKLAINKFSSGALHGSLSQPIRDRIMGQFREGHIKILVATDLAARGIDVKELGYVVNYHLPDTYDAYVHRSGRTARAGAKGLSLTILQKEEVAEVFDFEKELGISFSKYQKADAKSIEENNTLLWAKKIFKTKPNKEISDELRTKVKTVFHHLTKDELVEKILAHYLSEHSTSDNQSK from the coding sequence ATGCCAAGCCAATTTTCAGATTTAGGAATATCTAAGGATTTACAAAAAAGTCTAGATGAATTACAGATAACCGAACCCACCACTATTCAGAAGAAATGCATTCCTATAATTTTGGAGAAAAAGGATGACCTTGTTGCCTTAGCAAAAACCGGAACTGGAAAAACCGCTGCCTTTGGTCTACCATTATTGCAAATGATAAACAGCAAAAGTACAGCTGTACAAGCTATTATTTTAGCACCAACAAGAGAATTGGCACAGCAAATTCATGCCAACTTAATATCGTATACCTCAAATAACCCTGATATTTCCATTGCTGCTTTATGTGGTGGTATTCCCATTAAACCCCAAATAGAGGTACTTAAAACTCCTACCCAAATTATTGTCGCTACACCTGGTAGATTAGTTGATTTAGTAAAACGCGAAGTTTTGGATATTACTAAACTGAAGTATTTGGTTTTAGATGAGGCCGATGAAATGGTAACTGCATTAAAAGACGATTTAGATACCATTATTGCTGGCATACCTAAGGCTAGACGTACTTTTCTATTCACTGCAACCATGTCCGGTGCTATTAAACAAATGGTGCAAAATTATATGTCCAAACATGTGGTGCATATTGAAGCTGATATGTCTACCCTTGGTCATAAAGGCATTGATCATAAATATGTAGTTGTGGAGCCCATTGAAAAACTAGATGTATTAACTCATTTTTTGAATTCAAAAGAGGGACAAAGCGGAATCATATTTTGTAAGACCAAGGCCGCCGTAAACAAACTGGCAAAAAAATTGGCTATAAATAAATTTTCTTCGGGAGCGTTGCACGGTAGTCTATCTCAACCCATTAGAGATCGCATTATGGGGCAATTTAGAGAGGGACATATTAAAATTCTTGTGGCTACCGATTTAGCTGCCAGAGGTATAGATGTTAAAGAATTGGGTTACGTAGTAAATTACCATTTACCAGACACCTATGATGCCTACGTGCATAGAAGTGGACGTACGGCCAGAGCAGGGGCAAAGGGACTTTCTTTGACCATTTTACAAAAAGAAGAGGTTGCAGAGGTTTTCGATTTTGAGAAAGAATTAGGTATTTCCTTTTCTAAATATCAAAAAGCGGATGCCAAAAGTATTGAAGAGAACAACACTTTATTATGGGCCAAGAAAATATTTAAGACAAAACCGAACAAAGAAATTTCAGATGAACTTAGAACGAAAGTTAAAACGGTATTTCACCATTTGACTAAAGATGAACTCGTTGAGAAAATTTTGGCACATTACTTATCTGAGCATAGCACTTCTGATAACCAATCTAAGTAA